A portion of the Candidatus Pristimantibacillus lignocellulolyticus genome contains these proteins:
- a CDS encoding DUF4956 domain-containing protein, whose translation METTNTVTSAAAATDTTSTTFTDIIKNSVLDSFGTDIAIGQIIISLAISFIVGLFIYFLYRRIFSGILYSKSFNVALIGMTMITATVIIAINSNLVLSLGMVGALSIVRFRTPIKDPTDLIFLFWAAVAGIVTGAGFYTLAIIGSLVIGLILFFFIKGGSTETPYLLVVNCDHDTAEQQAQAKISAEVKKFNVKQKTVTPGNIEVTFEIRLKEKTGSFINNLAAIPGVQTAVLISYNGDYVS comes from the coding sequence ATGGAAACAACGAACACAGTAACTTCAGCAGCAGCAGCTACTGACACAACAAGCACCACATTTACAGATATTATTAAAAACTCGGTGCTAGATAGCTTTGGTACAGATATTGCAATTGGTCAGATCATTATTTCACTAGCTATTTCTTTCATTGTTGGACTATTTATTTATTTTTTATATCGCCGTATATTTAGTGGCATTTTGTATTCTAAAAGTTTCAACGTAGCACTAATCGGAATGACAATGATTACAGCGACAGTAATTATTGCTATTAACTCTAATCTAGTGTTATCTCTTGGTATGGTTGGAGCCTTGTCCATTGTACGTTTTAGAACGCCAATTAAAGACCCTACAGACCTTATCTTCTTATTCTGGGCAGCAGTAGCAGGTATCGTCACAGGTGCTGGTTTCTATACTCTAGCAATTATCGGCTCACTCGTTATTGGATTAATCTTGTTCTTCTTTATTAAAGGTGGATCTACAGAAACTCCTTATTTACTTGTTGTTAATTGTGATCACGATACGGCAGAACAACAAGCTCAAGCTAAAATTTCAGCTGAAGTCAAAAAATTCAATGTTAAACAAAAAACAGTTACTCCTGGTAATATCGAAGTTACGTTTGAAATACGTCTCAAAGAAAAAACTGGTTCGTTCATTAACAATTTAGCAGCTATTCCAGGTGTACAAACAGCAGTATTAATTAGCTACAATGGCGATTACGTATCTTAA
- a CDS encoding MFS transporter produces the protein MRQRSLIARIGQYFTNNSLSPDLRLSKDAVVSLTIHAFFQFGASMSGLFLNLYLWRLTGDFTINAVYNMINFAITPIAFAVGGLIAKRHDRMVVYRLGISFFAVFYLLVILTGEAVPHYYIVFALLNGIAGGFYWTGYLVLQYDVSTERNRIRYLAINTITFNLAGLAGPALAGLIIQQMNGLQGYILIFVFAFIMFVLAAIISLKIKATVNHHRTYYLKYVGIVMKKHLNWTAGLFSFLFLGLFQGVMLFLPNIMLFRALDREDWVGYFLVLFSAITVLMGYIISKTAKEEYIRKYIFYSTCGVVIGAFLLLIEVKLWSVVIFMIIYSICTPLITNSLTSHFYRSINTLPLKGQLKVEAVVMRELFLNVGRVCAIILLIIFASDLDSMWLPIIIILMASAQFLILVCIRKERKEVSNIKAECS, from the coding sequence ATGCGACAAAGGAGCCTCATTGCTAGAATAGGGCAGTACTTTACGAATAATTCGCTATCACCAGACCTTAGGCTTAGCAAGGATGCGGTTGTATCACTTACTATTCATGCTTTTTTTCAATTCGGAGCATCGATGTCAGGGTTATTCCTCAATTTATACTTATGGAGGTTGACGGGAGATTTTACAATCAATGCAGTGTATAATATGATCAACTTTGCGATTACACCCATTGCATTTGCTGTCGGGGGGTTAATTGCCAAGAGACATGATCGGATGGTAGTATATCGTCTCGGGATATCATTTTTTGCAGTCTTCTATTTGCTAGTTATATTGACTGGAGAGGCAGTACCACATTACTATATTGTATTTGCTTTGTTGAATGGTATTGCAGGTGGATTTTACTGGACGGGATACTTGGTTCTACAATATGATGTTTCAACCGAACGTAACCGTATCCGCTATCTAGCAATTAATACGATAACGTTTAATTTAGCTGGCTTGGCTGGACCTGCATTAGCTGGATTAATTATTCAACAGATGAATGGGTTGCAAGGATATATACTTATATTTGTTTTTGCTTTTATTATGTTTGTGTTAGCAGCTATTATTAGTTTGAAAATAAAAGCAACAGTTAATCATCATCGTACTTATTATTTGAAATATGTAGGTATAGTAATGAAGAAACATCTTAACTGGACAGCAGGTTTATTCAGCTTCTTGTTTTTAGGGTTATTTCAAGGGGTAATGTTATTCCTGCCGAATATCATGTTGTTTAGAGCTTTAGATCGAGAGGATTGGGTAGGATATTTTCTAGTTTTGTTCTCAGCGATTACTGTATTGATGGGTTATATCATTTCCAAAACTGCAAAAGAAGAATACATTAGAAAATATATTTTCTATTCAACTTGCGGAGTTGTTATTGGAGCATTCTTACTATTAATAGAAGTTAAATTATGGTCAGTCGTTATTTTTATGATTATCTACTCCATATGTACACCATTAATTACTAACTCTTTGACATCACATTTCTACAGATCAATTAATACTTTGCCGTTAAAAGGGCAATTGAAAGTAGAAGCTGTCGTTATGAGGGAATTATTCCTTAACGTAGGCCGGGTATGTGCAATCATATTGTTAATTATTTTTGCAAGCGATCTTGATTCGATGTGGTTACCAATCATAATAATACTAATGGCATCAGCACAGTTCTTAATACTAGTATGTATTCGAAAAGAACGTAAAGAGGTATCTAATATTAAAGCTGAATGTAGCTAA
- a CDS encoding carbohydrate ABC transporter permease — protein sequence MIGNKITLSKLFIGVILSLLTLTMFVPIVNMFARAFSSPDRVHLLQGYEILPRGFSLIHFQVVLQNPIVSQALFNSLFITIVGTVSSIFLTTVTAYVLTRKNLVGKTPIMVFLIIIMIFEPGIIQEYMVMKDIALLDNLWAMVVYRLVNVYYLIIMMRFIEEIPESLIEAAKIDGAGHMKLFMRIVLPLARVPLMTIGMFYAVVKWNEFFKSSIFLSSKDNTVLQVMLRQFIVERDTSTLVGAAELLKNSGVAQLDFSALKAATIVIAIVPILMLYPIILKHYTGGVMEGGVKE from the coding sequence ATGATAGGAAACAAAATTACCTTGTCCAAGTTGTTTATAGGAGTGATTCTTTCCCTACTCACATTAACGATGTTCGTTCCTATTGTGAATATGTTCGCTCGGGCTTTTTCTAGTCCAGATCGAGTTCACTTGTTGCAAGGTTATGAAATACTACCAAGAGGCTTTTCGCTTATTCATTTTCAGGTCGTACTTCAAAATCCAATTGTTAGTCAAGCGCTATTCAATTCCTTATTCATAACAATAGTAGGGACAGTATCTAGTATCTTTCTTACGACGGTTACAGCTTATGTATTAACTAGAAAAAATCTTGTTGGAAAAACTCCAATCATGGTATTTCTAATCATAATTATGATATTTGAACCAGGAATTATTCAAGAATATATGGTTATGAAGGATATCGCACTTCTAGATAACTTATGGGCAATGGTCGTATACCGACTTGTTAATGTGTATTACCTTATTATCATGATGAGGTTTATTGAAGAAATTCCAGAATCATTGATTGAGGCAGCAAAAATAGATGGTGCAGGACATATGAAGCTCTTTATGAGAATTGTTCTTCCACTAGCACGAGTACCATTAATGACTATCGGTATGTTCTATGCTGTAGTGAAATGGAATGAATTTTTCAAATCAAGTATTTTTCTTTCAAGTAAAGATAATACGGTCCTTCAAGTTATGTTAAGGCAATTCATTGTAGAGCGAGATACTTCGACATTAGTAGGAGCAGCAGAATTACTCAAAAATTCGGGTGTTGCTCAACTAGATTTTTCAGCATTGAAAGCGGCTACAATAGTAATTGCTATCGTTCCGATTCTCATGCTCTACCCTATTATTCTGAAGCATTACACTGGCGGAGTAATGGAAGGCGGAGTTAAAGAATAA
- a CDS encoding ADP-ribosylglycohydrolase family protein: MIATNYLEKIYAGYLGMNIGIRLGAPVEPTIWSYERILNTYGDITDYVKPFKNFAADDDANGPFYFLRALYDDAKDRDIVPQDVARAWMNYAREGVGMFWWGGYGISTEHTAFINLKNGIEAPQSGSIAQNGTTIAEQIGGQIFIDTWGLVNPGNPQKAADFGEAAARVSHDGEGVYGARFFCAAIAKAFDTSDVSEIIEAGLAQIPTTSLYYQVARAVIAFHKKHPANFRDCRDMLERDWGYDKYPGVCHMIPNAGVCILAMVYGEGDFNRTVEIATMCGWDTDCNAGNVGTVLGVACGLEGIADKYRKPINDSIVMSGISGYLNILDIPTYAKELAILGYRLANEPCPVELLESFKEDEVYFDFELPGSTHNMRLSNSFFCEAKHSTEYSYKGTGSLQVLFDRMLRGEQCKIYYKPFYTRDEFNDERYSPTFAPKAYSGQTVSMKIYLDQWEGNETPGVAPYVRLASSKKELLQGYVKLVGEQWIELEFTIPDSKGDLIDEVGIVFEAYTPKKPKSLGRIFIDEFRIFGKANYAIDFAKQRVDFGCITPFAHNHGAWRIEDGAMHLMTAEPSEAYTGAYFAKDYKVSMVLNAQSGQSHLVAVRAQGAMRGYHVGFDGEGQVSLYVNDFGHKKLASAEFTWSHNQDYHFDVTVNGNLISLSIGGTVVLQHEDDTFSYGMYGVSTNTAARTSYRDIRVTEL, from the coding sequence ATGATAGCAACTAATTATTTGGAAAAGATTTATGCAGGCTATTTGGGAATGAACATTGGTATTCGTCTAGGAGCCCCTGTTGAACCAACGATTTGGTCTTATGAGCGAATTCTAAATACGTACGGAGATATTACTGATTATGTGAAGCCTTTCAAAAACTTTGCGGCAGATGACGATGCTAATGGTCCTTTCTATTTCTTACGTGCATTGTATGACGATGCTAAGGATAGAGATATCGTACCTCAAGACGTTGCTAGAGCGTGGATGAACTATGCACGTGAAGGGGTAGGCATGTTCTGGTGGGGCGGGTATGGTATAAGCACTGAACATACTGCATTTATCAATTTGAAAAATGGAATCGAAGCACCGCAATCTGGATCTATTGCCCAAAATGGTACGACAATAGCTGAACAAATTGGCGGGCAAATTTTCATCGATACATGGGGGCTGGTTAATCCAGGTAATCCGCAGAAAGCTGCTGATTTTGGTGAAGCTGCTGCTAGAGTATCACATGACGGTGAAGGAGTATATGGTGCAAGATTCTTCTGTGCAGCTATTGCAAAAGCATTTGACACTAGTGATGTTAGTGAAATTATTGAGGCGGGATTAGCTCAGATTCCTACCACATCACTTTATTATCAAGTAGCAAGAGCGGTTATCGCTTTCCATAAGAAGCATCCTGCTAATTTCCGTGATTGTCGTGATATGCTAGAAAGAGATTGGGGTTATGATAAATATCCAGGGGTATGCCATATGATTCCTAATGCTGGTGTTTGTATTCTAGCAATGGTATATGGAGAAGGCGACTTTAATCGTACCGTTGAAATTGCAACAATGTGCGGTTGGGATACAGATTGTAATGCTGGTAACGTAGGTACTGTATTAGGTGTTGCTTGTGGACTTGAAGGAATTGCAGATAAATACCGTAAACCTATTAATGATTCTATCGTTATGTCAGGTATTTCAGGATATCTTAACATTCTAGACATTCCAACTTATGCGAAAGAATTAGCGATTCTAGGTTATCGTCTGGCTAATGAACCTTGTCCCGTAGAATTGCTTGAAAGCTTTAAAGAAGATGAAGTTTACTTTGATTTTGAATTGCCCGGTTCTACTCATAATATGCGTCTATCCAATTCCTTCTTCTGTGAAGCGAAACACTCTACGGAATATTCTTATAAAGGCACGGGTTCGTTACAGGTTTTATTTGATCGCATGTTACGCGGTGAGCAGTGTAAAATATATTATAAACCATTCTATACAAGAGACGAATTTAACGACGAAAGATATTCACCTACGTTTGCGCCAAAAGCATATTCGGGCCAAACGGTATCTATGAAAATTTACTTAGATCAATGGGAAGGTAACGAAACACCAGGTGTTGCACCATATGTTCGCCTTGCGTCAAGTAAAAAAGAACTATTGCAAGGTTATGTGAAACTAGTGGGGGAGCAATGGATTGAATTAGAATTTACTATCCCTGATTCAAAAGGTGATTTGATTGATGAGGTCGGTATCGTATTTGAAGCATATACACCGAAGAAGCCGAAAAGTTTAGGACGTATTTTCATTGATGAATTTAGAATATTCGGGAAAGCAAATTATGCCATTGATTTTGCCAAGCAACGCGTTGATTTTGGCTGCATTACACCATTTGCACACAATCATGGTGCATGGAGAATTGAAGATGGAGCCATGCATTTAATGACTGCTGAACCTAGTGAAGCGTATACTGGAGCTTACTTTGCTAAAGATTATAAAGTTTCAATGGTATTGAATGCACAAAGTGGACAATCACATCTTGTAGCAGTGCGAGCACAAGGTGCGATGCGTGGATACCATGTTGGATTTGACGGTGAAGGTCAAGTATCATTATATGTGAATGATTTTGGTCATAAGAAGTTAGCTTCAGCAGAGTTTACTTGGTCACACAATCAAGATTATCATTTTGACGTAACCGTTAATGGAAACTTAATATCATTAAGCATTGGTGGGACAGTCGTATTACAACATGAGGACGACACCTTTAGTTATGGAATGTACGGTGTTAGTACGAATACAGCAGCAAGAACAAGCTATCGCGATATTCGTGTGACAGAATTATAG
- a CDS encoding extracellular solute-binding protein, producing the protein MNRKKMNIMLILMVAIAMLVTACGGKTGNNGTNNGSNTPATTNNGTNTPADQEPVTLTFVNKDFPLDDPNTAKLITKIEEGMKAQGTPVKIEVVPVQSGTYSEKLGLLLQSGTIPDLIYFQGGDYQFAITQGILEDLTPYIKKSTHLKASLSEYNIERMKEYPYLVYAAPTTTSVSVVRKDWFDQTASGKTLLENPTIDNYVTFFKELKEVSGAKYVYTTAGTLDEIDPLFAQAFGMTSTWVKDDSGSYVYGAVSKYGKDKLDFYAKLYQEGLLDPEYLTKKWDTKEQAFYDGDAAVIAGRQGKVINIYNTKMMEQNGVEVMPLVPAKGVGQGFVPINVSKEDRGFAISKLSKNKDAAFALLEYMASPEGLMLDQLGVEGDEYTITDNQITLTDKFPAWYAHFIDNTMNFKPEQTFNPETPFLSPAALESLELVQTYSTKDNAFVIPAEQSAAWDAAIAIYKEYAANVVTGKASINDFDKMVESFNAAGGKAMTEYANQTLNKL; encoded by the coding sequence ATGAACAGAAAAAAGATGAATATCATGCTAATCCTTATGGTCGCGATCGCAATGTTGGTTACAGCTTGTGGCGGAAAAACTGGTAACAATGGTACGAATAATGGTTCAAACACTCCTGCAACTACTAACAATGGAACGAATACACCAGCTGATCAAGAGCCAGTTACGCTAACTTTCGTAAACAAGGATTTCCCATTGGACGATCCGAACACAGCTAAGTTAATTACGAAAATTGAAGAGGGTATGAAAGCGCAAGGTACTCCAGTGAAAATAGAAGTTGTTCCAGTTCAAAGTGGAACCTATTCTGAAAAGCTTGGCTTGTTACTACAAAGTGGTACGATTCCAGACTTGATTTATTTCCAAGGTGGAGACTATCAGTTTGCAATTACACAAGGGATATTGGAAGATTTGACGCCATACATTAAGAAATCAACACATTTGAAAGCATCTCTTTCAGAATACAATATAGAGAGAATGAAAGAGTATCCATACCTTGTATATGCTGCTCCAACAACAACTTCAGTTTCTGTTGTACGTAAAGATTGGTTCGATCAAACGGCATCAGGAAAAACATTACTAGAGAATCCTACAATTGATAACTACGTTACATTCTTCAAAGAGCTAAAAGAAGTTAGTGGTGCTAAATATGTCTATACGACAGCAGGAACTTTAGATGAGATTGATCCACTATTTGCACAAGCATTTGGTATGACATCTACTTGGGTAAAAGATGATAGTGGTAGCTATGTGTATGGCGCTGTATCTAAATACGGTAAAGATAAGTTAGACTTCTATGCAAAACTATATCAAGAGGGTTTACTTGATCCAGAATATCTAACGAAGAAATGGGATACGAAGGAACAAGCATTCTATGATGGCGATGCAGCTGTGATAGCTGGTCGTCAAGGTAAAGTAATCAACATTTATAATACTAAAATGATGGAACAAAACGGTGTAGAAGTAATGCCATTAGTTCCAGCTAAAGGAGTAGGTCAAGGATTTGTTCCAATCAATGTAAGTAAAGAGGATCGTGGATTTGCAATCTCTAAATTATCTAAAAATAAAGATGCAGCATTTGCATTACTAGAGTATATGGCAAGTCCTGAAGGCTTAATGTTAGATCAACTTGGTGTTGAAGGTGATGAATATACGATTACTGACAACCAAATTACATTGACAGATAAATTCCCAGCTTGGTATGCACACTTCATTGACAACACGATGAACTTCAAGCCAGAACAAACATTTAATCCTGAAACACCATTCCTATCTCCAGCAGCATTAGAGTCACTTGAACTAGTGCAAACATATTCAACTAAAGATAATGCTTTTGTTATTCCTGCTGAACAGTCTGCCGCTTGGGATGCTGCAATTGCTATCTACAAAGAATATGCAGCTAACGTTGTTACTGGTAAAGCTTCAATTAATGACTTCGACAAAATGGTAGAAAGCTTCAATGCAGCTGGTGGTAAAGCGATGACTGAATATGCAAATCAAACTTTAAATAAGCTATAA
- a CDS encoding CotH kinase family protein, protein MKLTSTKSMLISVSLILLLGLISGCSNSSTSNKVTGTASTSKLDSIYFPKNEIVSVEISIDETAFQEILDDPTAEAYHSANVTYNGKQLDNVGFRTKGNSSLSSVARMTDSERYSFKLSLDEYVSQNIEGITTINLNNNFSDASYMREFLAYEIAENMGIPTPKYSFVNVYINGELWGLYTAVEQMNSAFIEREFEDSSGTLYKSNGGTGADLTNLATFAEYTGLDVKYGKANEEALLHMTDVLNNGEVYEEVLDVTSALKFIALNTVIANLDSYAGNFKHNYYLYETNGIFNLIPWDLNMAFGGFGGSGILIDEPTGVALNTRPLIANLIASDSYREQYHTIISELIETEFTSGQFAKRVQEIQALISDSVADDPTAFVTYEEYEKGVTSLLTFVDTQIDSISKQLSGEIESAGDGSGSVSSGPGNGGGGGMMNFGGRGDNADGAMAPPDGMNFDGQGGNADGAMAPPNGMNFGGQGGNADGAVAPPDGMNFGGPGDNADGAMAPPDGMNFGGGALDLLNGMTVEEAKTVLESIKDGTANATDFPLPDGISVDDALVMLERMANNENTGGMNFGGQGGGRGQGNMGQVQMGGGMNFIPSSVVPTISTEAKQDHALTTLFSIIAILIGSCIIVLFRRKRL, encoded by the coding sequence ATGAAATTAACATCAACAAAATCAATGTTAATCAGTGTCAGTCTAATTCTTCTGCTTGGACTAATTAGCGGGTGCTCTAATTCTAGCACCTCTAATAAAGTTACTGGAACTGCATCAACTAGTAAATTAGACTCGATCTACTTTCCTAAAAACGAAATCGTATCCGTTGAAATTTCAATTGATGAAACTGCATTTCAAGAAATACTTGATGATCCAACAGCGGAAGCATATCATTCTGCCAATGTTACGTATAACGGAAAACAGTTAGACAATGTTGGATTCCGGACGAAAGGTAATTCAAGTTTATCATCCGTAGCTAGGATGACAGATTCAGAGCGCTATAGTTTCAAGTTATCACTTGATGAATACGTATCACAAAATATTGAAGGAATTACAACGATTAATCTCAATAATAATTTCAGTGATGCTTCGTATATGCGAGAATTTCTAGCTTATGAAATCGCGGAAAACATGGGCATCCCAACTCCTAAGTACTCTTTCGTAAATGTGTATATTAACGGAGAACTTTGGGGGTTATATACAGCAGTCGAACAAATGAATAGCGCATTTATTGAGCGAGAGTTTGAGGATAGTTCTGGTACATTGTATAAGTCTAATGGTGGTACTGGCGCAGATTTGACTAATCTTGCGACGTTTGCTGAATACACCGGTCTTGATGTGAAGTATGGCAAAGCTAACGAAGAGGCGCTCCTTCATATGACGGATGTGCTGAACAATGGTGAAGTTTATGAAGAGGTGCTTGATGTTACATCTGCATTGAAATTTATAGCACTCAATACGGTCATCGCTAATCTGGATAGCTATGCAGGTAACTTTAAGCATAATTATTATTTATATGAGACAAATGGCATATTTAACTTAATTCCTTGGGATCTGAATATGGCATTTGGTGGCTTTGGTGGTTCTGGTATTCTAATTGATGAACCTACAGGTGTTGCTCTTAATACTAGACCATTAATAGCTAATCTTATAGCAAGCGACTCCTATCGTGAGCAATATCATACGATAATTAGCGAATTAATAGAGACCGAATTCACTAGTGGGCAATTTGCAAAGAGAGTGCAAGAAATTCAAGCTTTAATAAGTGATTCCGTTGCTGATGATCCTACTGCTTTTGTTACTTATGAAGAGTATGAAAAAGGTGTAACATCACTATTAACTTTCGTGGACACTCAAATAGATTCGATTTCGAAACAATTAAGTGGTGAAATTGAATCTGCTGGTGATGGTTCAGGTTCTGTCTCTTCTGGTCCAGGCAATGGTGGCGGCGGCGGAATGATGAACTTTGGCGGTCGCGGTGACAATGCTGATGGCGCGATGGCTCCTCCCGATGGCATGAACTTTGACGGGCAAGGCGGCAATGCTGATGGTGCGATGGCTCCTCCTAATGGCATGAACTTTGGCGGGCAAGGTGGCAATGCTGATGGTGCAGTGGCTCCTCCTGATGGCATGAACTTTGGCGGTCCCGGAGACAACGCTGATGGTGCAATGGCTCCTCCCGATGGCATGAACTTCGGCGGCGGTGCGTTAGATCTCCTTAATGGAATGACTGTTGAGGAAGCAAAAACTGTGCTTGAAAGTATAAAAGATGGAACAGCAAATGCAACTGACTTCCCACTCCCTGATGGTATATCTGTCGATGACGCTCTTGTTATGCTTGAGCGTATGGCAAATAATGAGAATACTGGTGGTATGAACTTCGGCGGTCAAGGAGGCGGTCGTGGTCAAGGAAATATGGGTCAAGTTCAGATGGGAGGGGGCATGAATTTTATCCCCTCATCTGTAGTCCCTACGATTTCAACAGAAGCGAAACAAGATCATGCCCTAACAACATTATTCAGTATTATTGCGATATTAATTGGTTCATGTATTATTGTATTATTCCGTAGAAAACGTCTATAA
- a CDS encoding ADP-ribosylglycohydrolase family protein: MVTFSDRVKGVVFGTAYGDAMGAVVEKMTYEQIKEKYGRVETTQTKWWKADWPESARLSRMRGMGIITDDTLMTLALMNVYCTENRHLDAYDIANEFVKEIAYRPRYIPEFGREALILDRLFYPEKHIFNRHVLANCEPREGGYGNMVNCGAAMYISPIGIINACNPRGAYDEAILFASGHQLSYGLEAAGVMACSVAKAFEPGVSVEQVIETALHYAKDGTKRAIHDVCDAAITLKYIREDRDEVVRKFHEVIGQYSPMGNDVNRGVHKLGIPSNHYTPSRLFSIEELPLAMGFMMLHEGNLTEAVKDGVSSGRDTDSIGVMIGAILGAMHGVSAIPLDERIALENVSKQNIDQSCDRFIEVAEAIIMEDFNQNNTRQQHILTSLRGGASA; this comes from the coding sequence ATGGTTACGTTTTCCGATAGAGTTAAGGGTGTAGTTTTCGGGACAGCATACGGCGACGCAATGGGCGCAGTCGTGGAAAAAATGACCTATGAGCAAATTAAAGAGAAATATGGTCGGGTAGAAACAACGCAAACGAAGTGGTGGAAAGCAGATTGGCCGGAGTCAGCCCGTCTTTCAAGAATGAGAGGGATGGGAATAATAACTGATGATACGCTAATGACATTAGCGCTTATGAATGTTTATTGTACAGAAAATCGTCATTTGGATGCTTATGATATTGCTAATGAATTTGTAAAAGAAATAGCGTATCGCCCTAGATATATTCCGGAATTCGGTAGAGAGGCATTAATACTAGATCGACTATTTTATCCGGAAAAACATATTTTCAATCGACATGTACTAGCGAATTGTGAGCCACGCGAAGGCGGCTATGGTAACATGGTCAATTGTGGCGCGGCTATGTATATCTCTCCGATTGGTATTATCAATGCATGTAATCCAAGAGGAGCATATGACGAAGCGATATTATTTGCTTCTGGTCATCAACTTAGCTATGGCTTAGAAGCTGCAGGAGTTATGGCTTGTAGTGTAGCTAAAGCATTTGAGCCAGGTGTATCGGTAGAGCAAGTGATTGAGACAGCACTGCACTATGCCAAAGATGGGACAAAACGAGCCATTCATGATGTGTGCGACGCGGCGATAACGCTTAAATATATTAGGGAAGATCGTGATGAGGTTGTACGAAAGTTTCATGAAGTAATTGGTCAATATTCTCCAATGGGTAATGATGTGAATAGAGGAGTGCATAAGCTGGGTATTCCATCGAATCATTACACTCCTAGTAGACTATTTTCCATAGAGGAACTACCGCTTGCTATGGGGTTCATGATGTTACATGAAGGGAATTTAACAGAGGCAGTAAAAGATGGTGTAAGCTCAGGGCGAGATACAGATTCTATCGGGGTTATGATTGGAGCTATTCTTGGAGCTATGCATGGCGTCTCAGCAATTCCGCTTGACGAACGAATTGCTTTAGAAAATGTAAGTAAGCAAAATATTGACCAAAGTTGTGATCGTTTTATTGAAGTAGCGGAAGCCATTATAATGGAAGATTTCAATCAAAATAATACAAGGCAACAACATATTCTAACATCACTAAGAGGCGGTGCATCAGCATGA
- the rbsK gene encoding ribokinase: MKIIVIGSMNMDMVMQTSRIPEVGETINGEGFFLSGGGKGANQAVACAKMGANTWMMAKVGDDIFGQSLLDDLSHYGVRTDFISKEAGISTGVASITVKDGNNSIILASGANSCLLPEDIRKLKSELLSASAIMLQLEIPLKTVYEVISVVKGKVPIFLNPAPALPLDDDILQGIHYFTPNEIECRMYTGVEIQTIDDAFAALDILRNKGILYPLITLGEQGVAYYNGSNNVHKSGHKVMAIDTTAAGDTFSGTLAAMIVAGRTMDEAISMAIQASALSVTRLGAQQSIPLLTELAT, from the coding sequence ATGAAGATAATTGTAATAGGCAGCATGAATATGGATATGGTCATGCAGACTAGCCGAATTCCAGAAGTGGGAGAGACGATTAATGGAGAGGGATTCTTTCTATCAGGCGGCGGAAAAGGTGCTAATCAGGCAGTTGCTTGCGCAAAAATGGGCGCTAATACATGGATGATGGCAAAGGTCGGCGATGATATCTTTGGTCAATCTCTTCTCGATGATCTATCACATTATGGTGTGCGAACAGATTTTATAAGTAAGGAAGCGGGTATTTCAACAGGCGTTGCCTCAATAACAGTAAAAGATGGTAACAACTCTATTATATTGGCAAGTGGGGCGAACAGTTGTCTATTGCCAGAGGATATTCGTAAATTAAAATCTGAGCTATTGTCTGCATCAGCAATAATGCTACAATTGGAAATTCCACTTAAAACGGTTTACGAAGTTATTTCTGTCGTCAAAGGTAAAGTTCCTATTTTCTTGAATCCAGCACCGGCACTTCCGCTAGATGATGACATTCTCCAAGGAATTCATTACTTTACACCTAATGAAATAGAATGCAGAATGTACACTGGCGTAGAAATTCAAACGATTGATGATGCCTTTGCTGCGTTAGACATATTGCGTAACAAAGGAATCTTATATCCACTAATTACGTTAGGTGAGCAAGGGGTTGCTTACTATAATGGAAGCAATAATGTTCATAAATCAGGGCATAAAGTCATGGCAATTGATACTACGGCAGCTGGTGATACGTTCTCGGGAACATTAGCTGCGATGATTGTAGCAGGTAGAACGATGGATGAAGCAATTTCGATGGCTATTCAAGCTTCAGCACTCTCTGTTACTAGATTAGGTGCCCAACAATCAATTCCGTTACTAACGGAATTGGCTACCTAG